A region of Planococcus sp. MSAK28401 DNA encodes the following proteins:
- a CDS encoding S9 family peptidase — protein sequence MLKKAVEIEDLLELTSVTDPKVSPDGKRAVFVQTKMDEEENTYYSHVHHISLETGESIPWTYGKTRNSQPAWSADGRHIAFLSDRNDKNQLYVLPAGGGEARAVTDFEKGVSSFRWSPCNKKIWVNALVQDGKTFTDQEPEKEDDKKKPEPYRTTIMKYKMDGSGLVKQDYHRQIGFVDLETGTVEQLTEGPYHFSLEAISHDGTKMVYGSAKEENQDFIFRQSLYMRDLETGEETAVIEQDGYYGDAAFSFDDARLAFVGHSRAYENATQADLYVYETATQTTQCLTEGIDAPIGDYVVADHQQGAQAPGVVWTKDDHLYFQVSTDGDVRLYFASLDGAVYPASPEDEHVYGYDIARDGSFALAAISNPVSPGELYKLVISTGEREALTSGNSNYLEQTELIAAESVSHTTEDDFEIHGWLMKPRGFEPGGKYPLVVNIHGGPHAMYANTFVHEMQLLAANGYGVLYVNPRGSHGYGQRFVDAVRGDYGGGDYRDIMGALDNVLAENDWVDTERLGVTGGSYGGFMTNWIVSHTGRFKAAVTQRSICNWISFFGVSDIGYYFSEWQHGAAMDNVDKLWEHSPLKYAKDIHTPLLILHSENDHRCPIEQGEQLFVTLKSMHKETEFVRFPEADHNLSRTGKPNLRFARLQEIVGWMERL from the coding sequence GTGTTGAAAAAAGCTGTTGAAATAGAAGATTTACTCGAATTAACTTCCGTGACCGACCCGAAGGTTTCACCCGACGGGAAACGCGCGGTATTCGTCCAAACAAAAATGGACGAAGAAGAAAATACATATTATTCGCATGTGCACCATATTTCGCTGGAAACCGGCGAGTCGATTCCTTGGACTTACGGAAAAACCCGCAATAGCCAACCAGCCTGGTCAGCAGACGGCCGCCACATCGCTTTTCTATCCGACCGCAACGACAAGAACCAATTGTATGTCCTTCCAGCAGGCGGCGGGGAAGCGCGCGCTGTGACGGATTTTGAAAAAGGGGTGAGCAGTTTCCGCTGGTCGCCTTGCAATAAGAAAATCTGGGTCAATGCGCTGGTGCAGGACGGAAAAACATTCACGGATCAAGAACCGGAAAAAGAGGACGACAAGAAAAAGCCTGAACCTTACCGCACGACGATCATGAAATACAAAATGGATGGCAGCGGGCTGGTCAAGCAGGACTACCACCGCCAAATCGGTTTTGTGGACCTGGAGACAGGAACGGTGGAGCAGTTGACGGAAGGGCCTTATCATTTTAGCTTGGAAGCCATTTCACATGACGGCACGAAAATGGTGTATGGATCGGCCAAAGAAGAAAATCAGGATTTCATTTTCCGCCAGTCGCTCTACATGCGCGATCTGGAAACGGGAGAAGAAACAGCCGTCATCGAACAAGATGGATATTACGGGGATGCCGCATTTTCCTTCGATGATGCACGCTTGGCGTTTGTCGGCCATTCACGCGCTTATGAAAATGCCACACAAGCCGACTTGTATGTGTATGAAACAGCAACTCAAACGACGCAATGCCTGACAGAAGGCATCGATGCCCCAATCGGCGATTATGTCGTCGCGGACCATCAGCAAGGCGCCCAGGCACCGGGCGTCGTCTGGACGAAAGACGACCATTTATACTTCCAGGTATCTACAGATGGCGATGTGCGCCTGTATTTTGCTTCGCTTGACGGGGCGGTGTATCCGGCTTCCCCGGAAGATGAGCATGTCTACGGCTACGATATCGCTAGAGACGGCAGCTTCGCACTTGCCGCTATCAGCAACCCCGTGTCTCCCGGAGAGCTTTACAAACTTGTCATTTCGACTGGAGAGCGCGAAGCACTGACTTCTGGCAATTCAAACTACCTAGAACAAACGGAATTGATTGCAGCGGAAAGCGTCTCGCATACAACGGAAGACGATTTTGAAATACATGGCTGGCTCATGAAGCCCCGTGGATTCGAACCGGGCGGAAAATATCCGCTCGTCGTCAATATCCACGGCGGGCCGCATGCCATGTACGCCAATACATTCGTCCATGAAATGCAATTGCTTGCAGCAAACGGCTATGGCGTCCTATACGTCAATCCGCGCGGCAGCCACGGCTATGGCCAACGCTTTGTCGATGCCGTGCGCGGCGATTACGGCGGCGGGGATTACCGCGATATCATGGGGGCGCTCGACAATGTTCTCGCAGAAAATGACTGGGTGGATACAGAGCGGCTCGGCGTAACCGGCGGCAGCTACGGCGGTTTCATGACCAACTGGATCGTCTCGCATACCGGGCGTTTTAAAGCGGCTGTGACCCAGCGTTCGATTTGCAACTGGATTTCCTTTTTCGGCGTTTCAGACATCGGCTATTATTTCAGCGAGTGGCAGCACGGAGCCGCCATGGACAATGTCGATAAGCTATGGGAGCATTCCCCGCTGAAATATGCGAAAGACATCCACACGCCGCTGCTCATTTTGCATTCGGAAAACGACCATCGCTGCCCGATCGAGCAAGGAGAGCAATTATTTGTCACGCTGAAAAGCATGCACAAGGAAACGGAATTTGTCCGTTTCCCGGAAGCGGACCATAATTTATCGCGCACCGGCAAACCGAATTTGCGTTTTGCCAGGTTGCAGGAGATTGTCGGCTGGATGGAGCGGCTGTGA
- a CDS encoding enoyl-CoA hydratase-related protein, translating into METIHYEQKGNLAFITLNRPDSMNAFNYDMLAELGQVAEAIRINPDIRVVVFTGAGDKAFSVGADLKERKTLTQDQVKRNLYKIGEVFTTIENLPQPTIAMINGYAFGGGMELALACDFRIAADDTLLGLTETSLAIIPGAGGTQRLPRLIGEAKAMELILTARRLKSSEALDYGLVTRLAAPDDLAQMTGEFADSILANGPIALQQAKFAIKHGMNADMQTGLQIERKAYEITIPTEDRVEALLAFGEKRKPEFKGR; encoded by the coding sequence ATGGAAACAATTCATTATGAACAAAAAGGAAATTTGGCGTTCATCACTTTGAACCGGCCGGATTCGATGAATGCATTCAATTACGATATGCTCGCTGAACTTGGCCAAGTGGCAGAAGCGATCCGCATCAATCCCGATATTCGGGTCGTCGTCTTCACCGGTGCTGGCGACAAGGCTTTCAGTGTCGGGGCCGACTTGAAAGAACGCAAGACCTTGACGCAAGACCAGGTCAAGCGCAATCTCTACAAAATCGGTGAAGTGTTCACGACCATCGAAAACTTGCCGCAGCCAACAATTGCCATGATCAATGGCTACGCGTTCGGCGGCGGCATGGAGCTTGCTTTGGCTTGTGATTTCCGCATCGCAGCGGACGATACATTGCTCGGGTTGACCGAAACGAGCCTTGCGATCATACCAGGCGCCGGCGGCACGCAGCGCCTGCCGAGATTGATCGGCGAGGCGAAAGCGATGGAATTGATCTTGACCGCGCGCCGCTTGAAATCATCAGAAGCACTCGATTACGGCCTCGTCACCCGCCTCGCTGCGCCAGACGACTTGGCGCAAATGACAGGCGAATTTGCGGACTCGATTTTAGCGAACGGGCCAATCGCGTTGCAGCAAGCTAAATTTGCCATTAAACACGGCATGAACGCCGATATGCAAACAGGGCTTCAAATCGAACGGAAAGCTTACGAAATCACCATACCGACAGAGGACCGCGTTGAGGCGCTGCTCGCGTTCGGCGAGAAACGCAAACCGGAATTCAAAGGGCGCTAA
- a CDS encoding fatty acid--CoA ligase family protein, translating into MNLGERVHEIAQQEAGRIAYTFMGKDTTYGEFDQSVSKFAGALQELGVEKGDHVAFLLSNTPHFLISLYATLRLGATAVPVNPIYSPDEIAYIVNNSDAKVVVALDALLPLVEKAHQALPAVETYVICETDPSTAEKMAQLPEAVKGKVRSFTQLLTTSNAFDGTADISSDDNAVILYTSGTTGKPKGAMLTHGNLYSNARDVAEYLQITPDDRVVATLPVFHVFALTVVVNAPLMQGATIVLVPRFTPQEVFAATKASQATVFAGVPTMFNFMYQLPDVDPADFASVRLAISGGSAMPVALLHNFEDKFNVRISEGYGLSEASPVTCFNPIDRERKAGSIGTSIINVENKVVNELGDEVPVGEVGELIVRGPNVMKGYYKMPEETQAAIKDGWLYTGDLAKVDEEGYFFIVDRKKDMIIVGGYNVYPREVEEVLFAHPAIVEAAVVGLPDADFGESVNAYVVLKDDAVSIDELQGYCAEHLAKYKVPRHMEILDELPKNTTGKILRRSLKDQAVKK; encoded by the coding sequence ATGAATTTGGGAGAACGTGTTCACGAAATTGCACAACAGGAAGCTGGAAGAATTGCTTATACGTTCATGGGCAAAGACACGACTTACGGCGAATTTGATCAATCGGTATCGAAATTCGCAGGGGCATTGCAGGAACTCGGCGTGGAAAAAGGGGACCACGTCGCATTTTTGTTGAGCAATACCCCGCATTTTCTCATTTCACTCTATGCCACATTGCGGCTGGGCGCGACGGCTGTCCCGGTCAACCCGATTTATAGCCCGGATGAAATCGCTTACATCGTCAATAACAGCGATGCTAAAGTGGTTGTGGCGCTCGATGCCTTGCTGCCGCTTGTGGAAAAAGCCCATCAGGCCTTGCCTGCAGTGGAAACATACGTCATTTGCGAGACAGACCCATCGACTGCTGAAAAAATGGCGCAATTGCCGGAAGCTGTCAAAGGGAAAGTTCGTTCATTCACACAACTTCTTACAACTTCCAACGCATTCGATGGCACGGCTGATATTTCATCAGATGACAATGCCGTCATTCTCTATACGTCTGGGACCACCGGCAAACCGAAAGGCGCGATGCTAACCCATGGCAATCTTTATTCCAATGCCCGGGATGTCGCGGAGTATCTTCAGATCACCCCGGATGACCGTGTCGTGGCCACGCTGCCGGTGTTCCATGTGTTCGCCTTGACGGTCGTCGTCAATGCCCCGTTGATGCAAGGGGCAACGATCGTTCTCGTACCGCGCTTCACGCCGCAAGAGGTATTCGCTGCGACAAAAGCGTCACAGGCAACAGTCTTTGCAGGCGTTCCGACAATGTTCAATTTCATGTACCAATTGCCGGATGTGGATCCGGCCGACTTCGCTTCTGTACGCTTGGCGATTTCCGGCGGGTCCGCGATGCCTGTCGCATTGCTGCATAATTTCGAAGACAAATTCAATGTCCGGATTTCCGAAGGCTACGGCTTATCGGAAGCATCACCTGTTACTTGTTTCAATCCGATTGACCGCGAACGCAAAGCTGGATCGATCGGCACCTCGATCATCAATGTCGAGAACAAGGTCGTCAATGAACTTGGCGATGAAGTCCCAGTCGGGGAAGTCGGCGAGTTGATCGTCCGCGGCCCGAACGTCATGAAAGGCTATTATAAAATGCCGGAAGAAACGCAAGCTGCCATCAAAGACGGCTGGTTATATACAGGGGACCTTGCAAAGGTCGATGAAGAAGGCTATTTCTTTATCGTTGACCGCAAAAAAGACATGATCATCGTCGGCGGCTATAATGTCTATCCGCGCGAAGTCGAAGAAGTTCTATTCGCCCATCCGGCGATTGTCGAAGCGGCAGTTGTCGGCTTGCCGGATGCTGATTTCGGCGAGTCAGTCAACGCCTATGTGGTGTTGAAAGATGACGCGGTTTCCATCGATGAGCTGCAGGGATATTGTGCAGAGCATTTAGCGAAATACAAAGTGCCGCGCCATATGGAGATTCTCGATGAATTGCCGAAAAACACGACAGGCAAAATCCTGCGCCGTTCGCTGAAAGACCAAGCGGTAAAAAAATAA